The following proteins are co-located in the Enoplosus armatus isolate fEnoArm2 chromosome 8, fEnoArm2.hap1, whole genome shotgun sequence genome:
- the LOC139289486 gene encoding rho guanine nucleotide exchange factor 7: protein MTKPMSPSHCALSYLLPCDEHWKREELKKYLLQAPIWQWEGSPIQHMGQLAYISVVHIVNTQRQGLQERLMVLFPQDVLLLSVDNKRLNLRYEGRLPRHSIKAVERSAMPGRLEFELIGELVEPLQVSCACVEDYRNWIFQLQQPDKGSHVTVSHAGPPVMPKLQRSRKEPQEPMIRADQRHINGRS, encoded by the exons ATGACAAAACCCATGAGTCCCTCCCACTGCGCTCTCTCCTATCTT TTACCCTGTGATGAGCACtggaagagagaggaactgAAGAAGTACTTACTACAAGCTCCGATATGGCAGTGGGAGGGCTCGCCGATACAGCACATGGGTCAGCTGGCATACATATCTGTCGTCCACATCgtcaacacacagagacag GGACTCCAAGAAAGACTGATGGTCCTTTTCCCTCAAGACGTCCTGCTACTGTCGGTTGACAACAAGCGGCTGAATTTGAGATATGAG GGCAGGCTGCCCCGACACAGCATCAAAGCAGTGGAGAGGTCAGCCATGCCTGGACGGCTGGAGTTTGAGCTGATAG gtgagCTGGTGGAGCCCCTGCAGGTCTCTTGTGCCTGCGTGGAGGATTATCGGAACTGGATCTTTCAGTTGCAACAG CCGGACAAAGGCAGCCACGTTACTGTGAGTCACGCTGGGCCTCCAGTCATGCCaaagctgcagaggagcagaaaggagCCCCAGGAGCCGATGATAAGAGCCGACCAACGTCACATCAACGGACGCAGCTGA
- the arhgef19 gene encoding rho guanine nucleotide exchange factor 19, which produces MLPGYGFSPFPDFQPHLHAFHCRGESPSMWIPGSGESQALSEAQEDRPLLHPCHHKHVAVCQQETLAFIELQPPATPKLNSLGSPRPTVVPDARCTTHSLNGLRHTLNELNEMQNGCHRTDDEHETALNLNFHTPAGAGELECHNGARTSLQEQTEKPRTVTTVCRPLHAALSLPLSFPLSSLYTNRDSWESQLPCSPSSPEGPGFQGPDSCLPQRRTSQGSLKEKSIRRKMQVYSPDSPSDDSLSSPILDADYIFPGPFASFLEEDLSGLSALEALSSPSSTDGVTDLPNLSHDDIFNLPAEPLRIIEDSIPGVGEDRRSVETSSAIGGSFLSRSRQGDQERRRFSASELISRLQLSQRKSSFTLKLGKSLSARVASRDRQSSNSLSPNPDYKSNSKQRSSGGSSDSAPHSPVGPAPTLPSSDNGMPLHRWSTKLGMRKKSIEEDFSTLPTVASSNRLSRFLPSSILYQEYSDVAINREIQRQQGKEPGTEDEGLRDEELDGTPSPSNLSPSSSFRSSRGSAFALWQDIPDVRTSGQLDNFSNEERKLQEAKFELVTSEASYIRSLTIAVDHFMLSQELAECLGAQNKQWLFSKLPEVKDVSERFLQDLEHRLEEDILRFDVCDIVLEHCPALRRVYLPYVTNQAYQEQTYQRLLHENPRFPGILARLEEDPICQRLPLTSFLILPFQRITRLKMLVENILKRTTPCSRDEDTATKAFNELKKIIKECNSSVQSMKRMEELIHLNKKINFEGKIFPLISQSRWLVKHGELLEVDTQTMSISGSKLKLPTKPVYLHLFNDCLLLSRRKDPWKFMVFVHAKIGELKVKDLSQKLQGISGFIFHLQLCEGQQLKHQILLKSHTESGKQRWITAMFPSDPREDIEQASENDDISQVQCIKSYQAQEHDELTLEKADILHAKTITSDGWVEGIRLSDGERGWFPKTYVEEITSRSARLRNLRENIRIKCVTQKLEGDD; this is translated from the exons ATGCTCCCTGGGTATGGATTCTCACCTTTTCCTGATTTCCAGCCCCACCTTCACGCATTTCACTGCCGAGGAGAGAGTCCCAGCATGTGGATCCCCGGCTCAGGAGAGTCCCAGGCTCTGAGCGAGGCCCAGGAGGACAGGCCTCTCCTCCACCCGTGCCACCACAAGCATGTCGCAGTGTGCCAGCAGGAAACACTGGCTTTTATTGAGCTACAACCGCCAGCGACTCCTAAATTAAACAGTCTCGGCTCTCCGAGGCCAACTGTTGTCCCAGACGCACGATGCACAACACACTCCCTGAATggcctcagacacacactgaatgaGCTGAATGAAATGCAGAACGGCTGCCACAGGACAGACGACGAACATGAAACGGCGTTGAATTTGAACTTTCATACACCCGCGGGTGCCGGTGAGCTTGAATGCCATAATGGCGCCAGGACTTCTTTGCAGGAGCAGACTGAAAAACCTCGTACTGTCACAACAGTGTGTCGTCCTCTCCACGCCGCTCTTAGCCTCCCTCTGTCgttccctctgtcctctctatACACAAACAGAGACTCCTGGGAATCTCAGCTGCCCTGTTCCCCATCCTCACCTGAAGGTCCTGGGTTTCAGGGCCCAGACTCGTGCCTGCCGCAGAGGAGGACATCACAGGGGTCACTGAAAGAGAAGTCTATCC gGCGAAAGATGCAGGTCTATTCCCCGGACAGCCCGAGCGATGACTCTCTCAGCAGCCCAATCCTGGACGCAGACTACATCTTCCCAGGACCTTTTGCATCTTTCCTGGAGGAGGACCTTAGTGGATTATCTGCCCTGGAGGCCCTTTCAAGTCCTTCATCCACAGACGGTGTTACAGATCTCCCAAACCTCAGTCACGATGATATTTTTAATCTACCTGCAGAACCACTGCGGATAATAGAGGACTCAATTCCAGGGGTGGGGGAAGACAGGAGGAGTGTAGAGACATCCAGTGCCATAGGGGGGAGCTTCTTGTCACGCAGCCGTCAAGGGGATCAAGAACGGCGGCGCTTCTCAGCTTCAGAACTGATATCTAGACTCCAGCTGTCTCAGAGGAAGAGCTCCTTCACCTTGAAGCTGGGGAAGTCGCTGTCTGCTCGGGTAGCCTCCCGGGACAGGCAGAGCTCCAACAGCCTCAGCCCCAACCCGGACT ATAAGTCCAACTCCAAGCAACGCAGCTCAGGAGGTTCTAGTGATAGCGCCCCCCACAGTCCTGTAGGACCTGCACCTACTCTGCCCAGCAGTGACAATGGCATGCCTTTGCATCGGTGGAGCACAAAACTCGG AATGCGAAAGAAATCCATCGAGGAGGACTTTAGCACACTTCCAACTGTTGCTAGTTCAAATCGCTTATCACGGTTTTTGCCCAGCT CGATTCTGTACCAGGAGTACAGTGACGTCGCCATCAACAGAGAGATCCAGAGGCAGCAAGGGAAGGAGCCAGGCACAGAGGATGAGGGGCTCCGGGATGAGGAGTTAGACGGGACCCCGTCTCCTTCCAATCTGTCTCCATCCAGCTCCTTTCGCTCGTCACGGGGCTCTGCTTTTGCACTGTGGCAGGACATCCCTGATGTTCGAACCAGCGGCCAGCTCGACAACTTCAGCAACGAGGAAAGGAAATTACAAGAG GCAAAGTTTGAGCTGGTGACGTCTGAGGCGTCGTACATTCGTAGCTTGACGATCGCAGTGGACCACTTCATGTTGTCGCAGGAGCTCGCCGAGTGTCTCGGAGCGCAGAATAAGCAGTGGCTCTTCTCCAAGCTGCCTGAAGTCAAAGATGTCAGTGAGAG GTTTCTTCAGGACCTTGAGCACCGGCTGGAGGAAGACATTCTGCGCTTTGACGTGTGCGACATCGTCCTGGAACACTGCCCAGCTCTGCGAAGGGTTTATTTACCTTATGTAACCAACCAGGCTTACCAGGAGCAGACATACCAACGCTTGCT GCACGAGAACCCTCGTTTCCCCGGCATCCTGGCTCGTCTGGAGGAGGACCCCATCTGCCAAAGACTTCCCCTGACCTCTTTTCTAATCCTCCCGTTTCAGAGGATCACACGGCTTAAAATGCTGGTGGAG aataTCTTAAAGAGGACGACGCCGTGCTCCCGAGATGAGGACACCGCCACGAAAGCTTTCAATGAGCTAAAAAAG ATCATCAAAGAATGCAACTCCAGTGTGCAGTCAATGAAGAGGATGGAGGAACTTATTCACCTCAATAAGAAAATCAATTTTGAGGGAAAG ATCTTCCCTCTGATCTCTCAGTCTCGCTGGCTGGTGAAACACGGGGAACTCCTGGAAGTGGACACTCAGACCATGAGTATCTCTGGATCGAAGCTCAAGTTACCCACCAAGCCTGTGTACCTCCACCTGTTTAATGACTGTCTCCTGCTGTCCAGGAGGAAGGA CCCGTGGAAGTTCATGGTGTTCGTACATGCCAAGATAGGAGAGCTCAAAGTGAAGGACCTCAGTCAGAAGCTGCAGGGCATCTCAGGCTTCATCTtccacctgcagctgtgtgaagGCCAGCAGCTCAAACACCAGATCCTGCTCAAGTCACACACTGA GAGCGGGAAGCAGAGATGGATCACAGCGATGTTTCCATCTGATCCACGTGAAGACATCGAGCAGGCCAGCGAGAATGATG ATATATCCCAGGTTCAGTGCATCAAAAGCTATCAGGCCCAAGAGCACGATGAGTTAACGCTGGAGAAGGCCGACATTCTTCATGCTAAGACCATTACAAGTGATG GCTGGGTGGAAGGCATCAGGCTGTCTGACGGGGAACGGGGCTGGTTCCCCAAAACCTACGTGGAGGAAATCACAAGTCGCAGCGCGCGCCTCCGCAACCTCCGGGAAAATATCCGCATCAAATGTGTCACACAGAAACTGGAGGGGGACGACTAA